In Salmo salar chromosome ssa03, Ssal_v3.1, whole genome shotgun sequence, a single genomic region encodes these proteins:
- the LOC106601905 gene encoding dexamethasone-induced Ras-related protein 1: protein MIKKISPSENEFNIPAKNCHRMVILGSTKVGKTAIISRFLNKKVEDQYTPTIEDFHRKLYSIRGDVYQLDILDTSGNHPFPAMMRLSILTGDVFILVFSLDNRDSFQEVQRLKRQIYETKSCLKNKTKENVDVPIVICGNKCDREFNREVQNEEIEQLVAGDEQCAYYEISAKRNTNVDQMFQTLFTMAKLPNEMSPDSHRKVSLQFCEVLQNSRRKSFRNKKYKDSEVYGIVAPFARRPSVQSDLMYIKEKATGCSQGKEKDRCTIC, encoded by the exons ATGATTAAAAAAATATCGCCTTCCGAGAACGAGTTTAACATCCCGGCCAAAAACTGCCACAGGATGGTGATTCTAGGATCCACAAAAGTTGGCAAGACGGCCATCATCTCTCGGTTTCTGAATAAAAAAGTCGAGGACCAGTACACGCCAACAATCGAGGACTTTCATAGGAAATTATACAGCATTCGGGGAGATGTGTACCAGTTGGACATTCTGGACACCTCTGGAAACCATCCTTTCCCCGCCATGATGAGACTCTCTATCCTTACTG GTGATGTTTTCATCCTGGTGTTCAGTCTGGATAACAGAGACTCCTTCCAAGAGGTGCAGCGCCTGAAGCGTCAAATTTACGAGACCAAGTCCTGCCTGAAAAACAAAACCAAAGAGAACGTAGATGTCCCGATCGTTATCTGCGGGAACAAGTGTGACCGGGAGTTTAACCGGGAGGTTCAGAATGAGGAGATTGAGCAGCTGGTGGCTGGTGATGAACAGTGTGCCTACTATGAGATCTCTGCAAAACGGAACACTAATGTCGACCAGATGTTTCAGACTCTTTTTACCATGGCTAAACTGCCCAACGAGATGAGCCCGGACTCTCACCGCAAAGTTTCCTTACAGTTTTGCGAAGTGCTGCAAAACAGCAGAAGAAAGTCATTCAGAAATAAGAAATACAAAGACAGCGAGGTATACGGGATTGTGGCACCGTTTGCGCGCCGACCAAGCGTGCAAAGTGACTTAATGTATATCAAAGAGAAAGCTACTGGCTGCAGCCAGGGAAAAGAGAAAGACAGATGCACCATCTGCTAA